One Streptomyces fagopyri DNA window includes the following coding sequences:
- the rplM gene encoding 50S ribosomal protein L13, producing MRTYSPKPGDITRQWYVIDAQDVVLGRLATTAANILRGKHKPIYAPHVDAGDFVIIINADKVHLSGNKKTQKLAYRHSGYPGGLRSVRYDELLAKNPEKAIEKAIKGMVPKNTLGRQVLSKLKVYAGENHPHAAQQPVPFEITQVAQ from the coding sequence GTGCGTACGTACAGCCCCAAGCCCGGCGACATCACTCGCCAGTGGTACGTCATCGACGCCCAGGATGTCGTCCTGGGTCGTCTGGCGACCACTGCTGCGAACATTCTGCGCGGCAAGCACAAGCCGATCTACGCCCCCCACGTCGACGCTGGTGACTTCGTCATCATCATCAACGCGGACAAGGTGCACCTCTCCGGCAACAAGAAGACCCAGAAGCTGGCGTACCGCCACTCGGGTTACCCGGGTGGTCTGCGCTCCGTCCGTTACGACGAGCTGCTGGCGAAGAACCCCGAGAAGGCCATCGAGAAGGCCATCAAGGGCATGGTTCCCAAGAACACCCTGGGCCGTCAGGTGCTCTCGAAGCTGAAGGTCTACGCGGGCGAGAACCACCCGCACGCTGCGCAGCAGCCGGTCCCGTTCGAGATCACCCAGGTCGCGCAGTAG
- a CDS encoding M16 family metallopeptidase: MTTERERDTPAVREPETEADATGTTTSTTSTASTTKPPAPAPPADATGLTALAPLISHTTTQGIPTLCAPRPGEITAGLFFRVGRADETLTTSGITHLVEHLALHELGRSDLHYNGATSNTYTHFHVTGTQPEVVTYLNAVCAALRDLPLERLETEKEILRTEAAGRGNGPGTQLPLWRYGAQGYGLSSYSQLGTWNLTSDQVRDWARTRFTRDNAVLWITGDGVPDGLDLTLPAGTRVPAPAASSALPVTPAFILGDDGHVVFDAVLPRSTAAAVFADVLSRALFRDLRQEGGYSYTAQADYSPRDAGFATLTAYADALPKKQDAVVGGFVDAFARLRAGRIEQAELDSARGKMLKVYDAPDLGAAMLPSYALNLLTGHPLLSPEEHRAELAAVTVADLREVARAAWADGLLQVPGRDADWAGCTPAPRYSSSAVTGTRHQSLDDDRFTLVIGAEGVSLRTPGGPVTVRYDAVAAMTVRPDGARTLTGLDGFRVSIEPTLYRGVTPAETARVDAGVPASALVRLPARDPEQIPRPSERKALDGETGNAGGWKAAVRGLPLPLVLMVTVDVVFGVGVLFAVFHEATAAEPQWSRIARAFLPALLLTHFTRRLYTRHRGARG; encoded by the coding sequence ATGACCACGGAACGCGAGAGGGACACCCCCGCGGTGCGGGAGCCCGAGACCGAGGCCGACGCCACGGGTACGACCACGAGCACCACGAGCACCGCCAGCACCACGAAGCCGCCGGCTCCCGCCCCGCCGGCCGACGCAACCGGCCTCACCGCTCTGGCACCCCTGATCTCCCACACCACCACCCAGGGCATCCCCACCCTCTGCGCCCCCCGACCGGGCGAGATCACCGCCGGTCTCTTCTTCCGGGTGGGCCGCGCCGACGAGACGCTGACGACGTCCGGGATCACCCATCTCGTCGAACACCTCGCACTGCACGAACTGGGCCGGTCCGACCTGCACTACAACGGCGCCACGTCGAACACGTACACCCACTTCCACGTCACCGGCACCCAGCCGGAGGTCGTCACCTACCTCAACGCCGTCTGCGCGGCCCTGCGCGATCTCCCGCTGGAGCGGCTGGAGACGGAGAAGGAGATCCTGCGCACGGAGGCGGCCGGCCGCGGGAACGGCCCCGGCACCCAGCTGCCGCTGTGGCGCTACGGCGCCCAGGGATACGGCCTGTCCAGCTACAGCCAGCTCGGCACCTGGAACCTGACCTCCGACCAGGTGCGCGACTGGGCAAGGACCCGCTTCACCAGGGACAACGCCGTGCTGTGGATCACCGGCGACGGTGTGCCGGACGGCCTGGACCTCACGCTGCCCGCCGGTACCCGCGTCCCGGCACCCGCCGCGTCCAGCGCGCTGCCCGTCACGCCCGCCTTCATCCTGGGCGACGACGGCCACGTCGTCTTCGACGCGGTCCTGCCCCGCTCCACCGCCGCCGCCGTCTTCGCCGACGTCCTCAGCCGCGCCCTCTTCCGGGATCTGCGGCAGGAGGGCGGCTACTCGTACACCGCGCAGGCCGACTACTCCCCGCGCGACGCCGGCTTCGCCACCCTCACGGCGTACGCCGACGCGCTGCCGAAGAAGCAGGACGCCGTGGTCGGCGGATTCGTCGACGCCTTCGCCCGATTGCGCGCGGGCCGCATCGAACAGGCCGAACTCGACTCCGCGCGCGGCAAGATGCTCAAGGTGTACGACGCCCCCGACCTCGGCGCCGCCATGCTGCCCTCGTACGCGCTGAACCTGCTGACCGGCCACCCACTCCTCTCCCCCGAGGAGCACCGGGCCGAGCTGGCCGCGGTGACGGTCGCCGACCTGCGCGAGGTCGCCCGCGCGGCCTGGGCCGACGGGCTGCTCCAGGTGCCGGGCCGGGATGCCGACTGGGCGGGGTGCACGCCGGCCCCGCGGTATTCGTCGTCGGCCGTCACCGGCACCCGGCACCAGTCCCTGGATGACGACCGGTTCACGCTGGTCATCGGCGCCGAAGGGGTGAGCCTGAGGACACCGGGCGGCCCGGTGACCGTACGTTACGACGCGGTCGCGGCGATGACCGTCCGGCCCGACGGGGCGCGCACCCTGACCGGGCTCGACGGCTTCCGGGTGTCGATCGAGCCGACCCTCTACCGCGGCGTCACACCGGCGGAAACCGCGAGGGTGGACGCGGGAGTGCCCGCCTCCGCACTGGTGCGCCTGCCCGCCCGGGACCCGGAACAGATCCCACGGCCGTCCGAGCGGAAGGCCTTGGACGGCGAGACCGGGAACGCGGGCGGCTGGAAGGCAGCGGTACGGGGCCTGCCCCTGCCGCTCGTCCTGATGGTGACGGTGGACGTGGTCTTCGGCGTGGGCGTGCTGTTCGCCGTCTTCCACGAGGCCACCGCGGCCGAACCCCAGTGGAGCCGGATCGCCCGCGCCTTCCTGCCGGCCCTCCTGCTGACCCACTTCACCCGCCGGCTGTACACCCGCCACAGAGGCGCCCGCGGCTGA
- a CDS encoding DUF389 domain-containing protein — protein MLHLRLITPAARTDEVVRLIGDTVGTTHLVVLPGAARDPAGDVVMCDVAREAGDELIGALREFDLDRTGSIAVENIDLSLSSRADRAEEAAPGEGADAVLWEQLADASHEESTLSVTYVALLAVATMLAACGVMLDNAILIVGAMAVGPEFGPLAGISTALVRRAPHLVWRSLWALLAGFALAMVLTAGFSLLLDGLGLFERAMVEAPRPNTAFIWKPDWMSFVVAFLAGIAGTLSLTSAKSGALIGVAISVTTVPAAANAAVALSYTDYSQTWGSTWQLLANLGGIVLSGTLTLLAQKWFWARQRGVTPAPG, from the coding sequence ATGCTGCATCTTCGCCTGATCACACCGGCCGCACGGACCGACGAGGTGGTGCGCCTGATCGGGGATACGGTCGGCACCACTCATCTCGTCGTGCTGCCGGGCGCCGCGCGCGACCCCGCCGGCGACGTCGTGATGTGCGACGTCGCCCGCGAGGCGGGCGACGAACTGATCGGCGCGCTCCGGGAGTTCGACCTCGACCGGACCGGCTCGATCGCCGTCGAGAACATCGATCTGTCGCTCTCCAGCCGCGCCGACCGGGCCGAGGAGGCGGCGCCGGGCGAGGGCGCCGACGCGGTGCTGTGGGAACAACTGGCGGACGCCTCGCACGAGGAGTCGACGCTCAGTGTCACCTACGTGGCGCTGCTGGCGGTCGCGACGATGCTCGCGGCCTGCGGTGTGATGCTGGACAACGCGATCCTGATCGTCGGCGCGATGGCCGTGGGACCGGAGTTCGGACCGCTCGCCGGGATCTCGACGGCGCTGGTGCGGCGCGCCCCGCACCTGGTCTGGCGGTCACTGTGGGCGCTGCTCGCGGGATTCGCCCTCGCCATGGTGCTGACCGCTGGCTTCAGCCTGCTCCTCGACGGCCTGGGCCTGTTCGAGCGGGCGATGGTGGAGGCACCGCGCCCGAACACGGCCTTCATCTGGAAGCCCGACTGGATGTCCTTCGTCGTGGCCTTCCTCGCGGGGATCGCGGGCACCCTGTCCCTGACCTCCGCGAAGTCGGGCGCGCTGATCGGCGTCGCGATCTCGGTGACCACGGTCCCGGCGGCGGCGAACGCGGCGGTCGCCCTCAGTTACACGGACTACTCCCAGACCTGGGGCTCCACCTGGCAGTTGCTCGCCAACCTGGGCGGCATCGTGCTCTCGGGGACCCTCACCCTGCTCGCCCAGAAGTGGTTCTGGGCGAGGCAGCGTGGGGTGACACCCGCTCCCGGTTAG
- the rpsI gene encoding 30S ribosomal protein S9, with product MAETTVEQPVEETETELVDIESYTSESEVPVEGEYTSESLAGRFGDPQPAAGLGRRKNAIARVRIVPGTGKWKINGRTLEDYFPNKVHQQEVNEPFKVLELDNRYDVIARISGGGVSGQAGALRLGVARALNEADVDNNRPALKKAGFLKRDDRAVERKKAGLKKARKAPQYSKR from the coding sequence GTGGCCGAGACCACCGTTGAGCAGCCGGTCGAAGAGACTGAGACCGAGCTTGTCGACATCGAGAGCTACACCAGCGAGTCCGAGGTCCCCGTCGAGGGCGAGTACACCTCCGAGTCGCTCGCGGGCCGCTTCGGCGACCCGCAGCCGGCCGCCGGCCTGGGCCGTCGCAAGAACGCCATCGCCCGCGTCCGTATCGTCCCGGGCACCGGTAAGTGGAAGATCAACGGTCGCACCCTTGAGGACTACTTCCCCAACAAGGTGCACCAGCAGGAAGTCAACGAGCCCTTCAAGGTGCTCGAGCTCGACAACCGCTACGACGTCATCGCCCGCATCTCGGGTGGCGGCGTCTCCGGTCAGGCCGGTGCGCTCCGTCTCGGTGTCGCCCGCGCGCTGAACGAGGCCGACGTCGACAACAACCGCCCGGCGCTGAAGAAGGCCGGCTTCCTCAAGCGCGACGACCGTGCGGTCGAGCGCAAGAAGGCCGGTCTCAAGAAGGCCCGTAAGGCCCCGCAGTACAGCAAGCGTTAA
- the rplQ gene encoding 50S ribosomal protein L17 — protein MPKPAKGARLGGSAAHEKLLLANLAKSLFEHGRITTTEAKARRLRPYAERLVTKAKKGDLHNRRQVLSVITDKSIVHTLFTEIGPRYENRPGGYTRITKIGNRRGDNAPMAVIELVEALTVAQQATGEAEAATKRAVKEDTLKKDEAVEAKSDEVVEDAKPADEAAAEESKDA, from the coding sequence ATGCCGAAGCCTGCCAAGGGTGCCCGTCTGGGCGGCAGCGCCGCGCACGAGAAGCTGCTCCTCGCGAACCTCGCGAAGTCGCTCTTCGAGCACGGCCGCATTACCACCACCGAGGCGAAGGCCCGTCGCCTGCGCCCGTACGCGGAGCGTCTGGTCACCAAGGCGAAGAAGGGTGACCTTCACAACCGCCGTCAGGTGCTCTCGGTGATCACGGACAAGAGCATCGTGCACACGCTCTTCACCGAGATCGGCCCGCGCTACGAGAACCGCCCGGGTGGCTACACCCGTATCACCAAGATCGGTAACCGCCGTGGCGACAACGCGCCCATGGCCGTCATCGAGCTGGTGGAGGCCCTGACCGTGGCCCAGCAGGCCACCGGTGAGGCCGAGGCGGCCACCAAGCGTGCCGTCAAGGAAGACACCCTCAAGAAGGACGAGGCCGTCGAGGCCAAGTCCGACGAGGTCGTCGAGGACGCCAAGCCGGCCGACGAGGCCGCCGCCGAGGAGTCCAAGGACGCCTGA
- the truA gene encoding tRNA pseudouridine(38-40) synthase TruA, translated as MSDEAEDGFVRVRLDLSYDGSEFSGWAKQAGGRRTVQGEIEDALRTVTRSHGTGYELTVAGRTDAGVHARGQVAHVDLPAELWAEHREKLLKRLAGRLSKDVRVWSLTEAPAGFNARFSAVWRRYAYRVTDNAGGVDPLLRNHVLWHDWPLDVDAMNQAAAGLVGEHDFAAYCKKREGATTIRTLQELSLVRGDDGIITATVRADAFCHNMVRSLIGALLFVGDGHRGPEWPGKVLAAGVRDSAVHVVRPHGLTLEEVGYPADELLAARSKEARNKRTLPGVPACDTC; from the coding sequence GTGAGTGACGAAGCAGAAGACGGGTTCGTACGGGTGCGGCTCGACCTGTCGTACGACGGGAGCGAGTTCTCCGGATGGGCCAAGCAGGCCGGGGGCCGGCGGACCGTGCAGGGGGAGATCGAGGACGCGCTGCGTACGGTGACGCGCTCCCACGGGACCGGGTACGAGCTGACGGTCGCCGGGCGCACCGACGCCGGGGTGCACGCGCGCGGGCAGGTGGCGCACGTCGACCTGCCGGCGGAGCTGTGGGCCGAACACCGGGAGAAGCTGCTGAAGCGGCTGGCGGGGCGGCTGTCGAAGGACGTGCGGGTGTGGTCCCTGACCGAGGCGCCCGCCGGGTTCAACGCGCGTTTCTCGGCCGTCTGGCGGCGCTACGCGTACCGCGTCACCGACAACGCCGGAGGCGTGGATCCGCTGTTGCGCAATCACGTCCTGTGGCACGACTGGCCGTTGGACGTCGACGCGATGAACCAGGCCGCGGCCGGGCTCGTGGGCGAGCACGACTTCGCCGCCTACTGCAAGAAGCGCGAGGGCGCGACGACCATCCGCACGCTCCAGGAGCTGAGCCTGGTGCGCGGGGACGACGGGATCATCACCGCGACCGTCCGCGCGGACGCGTTCTGCCACAACATGGTGCGGTCGCTGATCGGGGCGCTGCTGTTCGTGGGGGACGGGCACCGCGGGCCCGAGTGGCCGGGCAAGGTGCTGGCCGCCGGCGTGCGGGACTCGGCCGTCCATGTCGTACGGCCGCACGGGCTGACGCTGGAGGAGGTCGGCTATCCCGCCGACGAGTTGCTGGCCGCGCGCAGCAAGGAGGCGCGCAACAAGCGCACCCTGCCCGGCGTGCCCGCGTGCGACACCTGCTGA
- a CDS encoding DNA-directed RNA polymerase subunit alpha, whose product MLIAQRPSLTEEVVDEFRSRFVIEPLEPGFGYTLGNSLRRTLLSSIPGAAVTSIRIDGVLHEFTTVPGVKEDVTDLILNIKQLVVSSEHDEPVVMYLRKQGPGLVTAADIAPPAGVEVHNPDLVLATLNGKGKLEMELTVERGRGYVSAVQNKQVGQEIGRIPVDSIYSPVLKVTYKVEATRVEQRTDFDKLIVDVETKQAMRPRDAMASAGKTLVELFGLARELNIDAEGIDMGPSPTDAALAADLALPIEELELTVRSYNCLKREGIHSVGELVARSEADLLDIRNFGAKSIDEVKAKLAGMGLALKDSPPGFDPTAAADAFGADDDADAGFVETEQY is encoded by the coding sequence ATGCTGATCGCTCAGCGTCCCTCGTTGACCGAAGAGGTCGTCGACGAATTCCGCTCCCGGTTCGTGATCGAGCCGCTGGAGCCGGGCTTCGGTTACACCCTCGGCAACTCCCTGCGTCGGACCCTCCTCTCCTCGATCCCGGGTGCGGCGGTCACGTCCATCCGCATCGACGGCGTTCTGCACGAGTTCACCACCGTGCCGGGCGTCAAGGAGGACGTCACCGACCTGATCCTCAACATCAAGCAGCTCGTCGTCTCCTCGGAGCACGACGAGCCGGTCGTGATGTACCTGCGCAAGCAGGGTCCGGGTCTGGTCACCGCCGCCGACATCGCGCCCCCGGCCGGTGTCGAGGTGCACAACCCCGACCTCGTCCTCGCCACGCTCAACGGCAAGGGCAAGCTGGAGATGGAGCTGACCGTCGAGCGCGGTCGCGGCTACGTCTCCGCCGTTCAGAACAAGCAGGTGGGCCAGGAGATCGGCCGTATCCCGGTCGACTCCATCTACTCGCCCGTTCTGAAGGTCACCTACAAGGTCGAGGCGACCCGTGTCGAGCAGCGCACCGACTTCGACAAGCTGATCGTCGACGTCGAGACCAAGCAGGCCATGCGTCCCCGTGACGCCATGGCGTCGGCCGGTAAGACCCTGGTCGAGCTGTTCGGTCTGGCCCGTGAGCTCAACATCGACGCCGAGGGCATCGACATGGGCCCGTCCCCCACGGACGCCGCCCTCGCCGCTGATCTCGCCCTGCCGATCGAGGAGCTCGAGCTCACCGTTCGGTCGTACAACTGCCTCAAGCGTGAGGGCATCCACTCCGTGGGTGAGCTCGTCGCCCGCTCCGAGGCCGACCTCCTGGACATCCGTAACTTCGGTGCGAAGTCCATCGACGAGGTCAAGGCGAAGCTGGCCGGCATGGGCCTGGCCCTCAAGGACAGCCCGCCCGGATTCGACCCGACCGCCGCCGCCGACGCCTTCGGCGCCGACGACGACGCGGACGCGGGCTTCGTGGAGACCGAGCAGTACTGA
- the glmS gene encoding glutamine--fructose-6-phosphate transaminase (isomerizing) produces the protein MCGIVGYVGSQSALDVVMAGLKRLEYRGYDSAGVAVPADGGLAAAKRAGKLVNLEKELVDRPLPTGTTGIGHTRWATHGGPTDANAHPHLDNAGRVAVVHNGIIENFAELRAELAERGHELASETDTEVVAHLLAEEFSVCADLAEAMRLVCRRLEGAFTLVAVHADMPDVVVGARRNSPLVVGVGEGEAFLASDVTAFIDHTRSAIELGQDQVVELRRDGVTVTGFDGRPADVRSYHVDWDAAAAEKGGYDYFMLKEIAEQPKAVADTLLGRIDAGGSLRLDEVRIPVRELREVDKVVIVACGTAFHAGLIAKYAIEHWTRIPCEVELASEFRYRDPILGARALVIAISQSGETMDTLMALRHAREQGSKVLAICNTNGSTIPRESDAVLYTHAGPEVAVASTKAFLTQLVACYLVALYLGQVRGTKWGDEIQAVIRDLSHISGEVERVLETMEPVRELARTLADKRTVLFLGRHVGYPVALEGALKLKELAYMHAEGFAAGELKHGPIALIEEDLPVVVVVPSPRGRSVLHDKIVSNIQEIRARGARTIVIAEEGDETVVPYADHLIRIPVTPTLLQPLVATVPLQVFACELATARGNEVDQPRNLAKSVTVE, from the coding sequence ATGTGCGGAATCGTGGGATACGTGGGGTCGCAGTCGGCGCTTGACGTGGTGATGGCCGGACTGAAGCGACTGGAGTACCGGGGGTACGACTCGGCCGGCGTCGCCGTACCGGCGGACGGCGGACTGGCCGCGGCGAAAAGAGCCGGGAAACTGGTCAACCTGGAGAAGGAACTGGTCGACCGGCCGCTGCCGACCGGGACGACCGGGATCGGGCACACCCGCTGGGCCACCCATGGCGGCCCCACGGACGCGAACGCGCATCCGCACCTCGACAACGCGGGCCGGGTCGCCGTCGTCCACAACGGGATCATCGAGAACTTCGCCGAGCTCCGCGCCGAACTGGCCGAGCGCGGCCACGAGCTGGCCTCCGAGACCGACACCGAGGTGGTCGCGCACCTGCTCGCCGAGGAGTTCTCGGTCTGTGCCGACCTGGCGGAGGCGATGCGGCTGGTGTGCCGGCGCCTGGAGGGCGCGTTCACGCTGGTCGCGGTGCACGCCGACATGCCCGACGTGGTCGTGGGCGCGCGCCGCAACTCGCCGCTCGTGGTGGGCGTGGGCGAGGGCGAGGCCTTCCTCGCCTCGGACGTCACCGCGTTCATCGACCACACGCGCTCGGCCATCGAGCTGGGCCAGGACCAGGTGGTGGAGCTGCGCCGGGACGGGGTGACGGTCACCGGTTTCGACGGGCGGCCCGCCGACGTGCGCTCGTACCACGTGGACTGGGACGCGGCGGCGGCCGAGAAGGGCGGCTACGACTACTTCATGCTCAAGGAGATCGCCGAGCAGCCCAAGGCGGTCGCCGACACGCTGCTGGGCCGTATCGACGCGGGCGGCTCGCTCCGGCTGGACGAGGTGCGGATTCCCGTGCGCGAGCTGCGGGAGGTCGACAAGGTCGTCATCGTGGCCTGCGGTACGGCCTTCCACGCCGGGCTGATCGCCAAGTACGCGATCGAGCACTGGACGCGGATCCCGTGCGAGGTGGAGCTGGCCAGCGAGTTCCGCTACCGGGACCCCATCCTCGGCGCGCGTGCGCTGGTCATCGCGATCTCCCAGTCGGGCGAGACGATGGACACCCTGATGGCGCTGCGGCACGCGCGTGAACAGGGCTCGAAGGTGCTGGCGATCTGCAACACGAACGGCTCGACGATCCCGCGCGAGTCGGACGCGGTGCTCTACACGCACGCGGGCCCGGAGGTCGCGGTCGCCTCGACCAAGGCGTTCCTCACCCAGCTGGTCGCCTGCTACCTGGTCGCCCTCTACCTCGGCCAGGTGCGCGGCACCAAGTGGGGCGACGAGATCCAGGCCGTGATCCGGGACCTGTCCCACATCTCCGGCGAGGTCGAGCGGGTCCTGGAGACCATGGAACCGGTGCGGGAACTGGCACGGACGCTCGCGGACAAGCGGACCGTCCTGTTCCTCGGCCGGCATGTCGGCTACCCGGTCGCGCTGGAGGGCGCCCTCAAGCTCAAGGAGCTGGCGTACATGCACGCCGAGGGCTTCGCGGCGGGCGAGCTGAAACACGGGCCGATCGCGCTGATCGAGGAGGACCTGCCGGTCGTGGTGGTCGTGCCCTCGCCGCGCGGCCGGTCCGTCCTGCACGACAAGATCGTGTCCAACATCCAGGAGATCCGGGCCCGGGGCGCGCGCACGATCGTGATCGCGGAGGAGGGCGACGAGACGGTGGTGCCGTACGCCGACCACCTGATCCGCATTCCGGTGACCCCGACCCTGCTGCAACCGCTGGTGGCCACGGTTCCCCTCCAGGTGTTCGCCTGTGAACTGGCGACGGCGCGGGGCAACGAGGTGGACCAGCCGCGCAACCTGGCGAAGTCGGTGACGGTGGAGTAG
- the glmM gene encoding phosphoglucosamine mutase, translated as MGRLFGTDGVRGVANADLTAELALGLSVAAAHVLAEAGTFEGHRPVAVVGRDPRASGEFLEAAVVAGLASAGVDVLRVGVLPTPAVAYLTGVLGADLGVMLSASHNAMPDNGVKFFARGGHKLADELEDRIEAVYDEHRTGAPWDRPTGSGVGRVRSYDEGFDQYVAHLIGVLPNRLDGLKVVLDEAHGAAARVSPEAFARAGAEIITIGTAPNGLNINDGCGSTHLDLLKAAVVEHGADLGIAHDGDADRCLAVDHTGAEVDGDQILAVLALAMRERSALRSDTVVATVMSNLGFKLAMEREGVSLIQTAVGDRYVLEEMKEHGYALGGEQSGHVIILDHATTGDGTLTGLMLAARITQTGRTLQDLASVMVRLPQVLVNVPDVDRSRVNSSAELAAAVVEAERELGTTGRVLLRPSGTEPLVRVMVEAADIDHARSVAGRLADAVKSALG; from the coding sequence GTGGGACGACTCTTCGGCACGGACGGCGTGCGCGGTGTCGCCAACGCGGATCTGACGGCCGAGCTGGCGCTCGGTCTCTCCGTAGCGGCGGCGCATGTGCTGGCCGAGGCGGGTACGTTCGAGGGCCACCGGCCGGTGGCAGTGGTCGGGCGGGACCCGCGCGCGTCCGGGGAGTTCCTGGAGGCCGCCGTGGTCGCCGGGCTGGCCAGCGCCGGCGTGGACGTCCTGCGCGTCGGTGTGCTGCCCACCCCCGCGGTGGCGTACCTCACCGGTGTGCTGGGTGCCGACCTCGGTGTGATGCTCTCGGCCAGTCACAACGCCATGCCGGACAACGGCGTCAAGTTCTTCGCCCGCGGCGGGCACAAGCTCGCCGACGAGCTGGAGGACCGGATCGAGGCCGTGTACGACGAGCACCGCACCGGCGCGCCGTGGGACCGGCCGACGGGTTCGGGCGTCGGGCGCGTGCGCTCGTACGACGAGGGCTTCGACCAGTACGTCGCCCATCTGATCGGTGTGCTCCCGAACCGTCTGGACGGTCTCAAGGTCGTCCTCGACGAGGCGCACGGCGCCGCCGCCCGGGTGTCCCCGGAGGCCTTCGCGCGGGCCGGCGCGGAGATCATCACGATCGGTACCGCCCCGAACGGCCTGAACATCAACGACGGTTGCGGTTCCACGCACCTCGACCTGCTCAAGGCCGCCGTGGTCGAGCACGGCGCCGATCTCGGCATCGCGCACGACGGTGACGCCGACCGCTGCCTCGCCGTGGACCACACGGGCGCCGAGGTGGACGGCGACCAGATCCTGGCCGTACTCGCGCTGGCGATGCGGGAGCGTTCCGCACTGCGCTCCGACACCGTTGTCGCGACGGTCATGTCCAATCTGGGCTTCAAGCTCGCCATGGAACGCGAGGGCGTCTCGCTCATCCAGACCGCGGTCGGTGACCGCTACGTCCTGGAGGAGATGAAGGAGCACGGCTACGCGCTCGGCGGCGAGCAGTCCGGCCACGTGATCATCCTCGACCACGCCACGACCGGCGACGGCACGCTGACCGGCCTGATGCTGGCCGCGCGCATCACCCAGACGGGCCGTACGCTCCAGGACCTCGCGTCCGTCATGGTGCGGCTGCCGCAGGTCCTCGTCAACGTCCCCGACGTCGACCGCTCACGGGTGAACAGCTCCGCCGAGCTGGCCGCCGCGGTCGTCGAGGCCGAGCGTGAACTCGGCACCACCGGCCGGGTGCTGCTGCGTCCGTCCGGCACCGAGCCGCTGGTCCGGGTCATGGTCGAGGCCGCCGACATCGACCACGCCCGGTCGGTGGCCGGGCGGCTCGCGGACGCCGTGAAGTCCGCGCTCGGCTAA
- the coaA gene encoding type I pantothenate kinase, which yields MPRSAHRHKPEATPYVDLTRAEWSALREKTPLPLNAEEVEKLRGLGDVIDLDEVRDIYLPLSRLLNLYVGATDGLRGALNTFLGEKGSQSGTPFVIGVAGSVAVGKSTVARLLQALLSRWPEHPHVELVTTDGFLLPTKELEARGLMSRKGFPESYDRRALTRFVADIKAGKDEVTAPVYSHLIYDIVPGQKLTVRRPDILIVEGLNVLQPALPGKDGRTRVGLADYFDFSVYVDARAEDIEAWYLNRFRKLRATAFQNPSSYFRKYTQVSEEEALDYARTTWRTINKPNLMENVAPTRGRAALVVRKGPDHKVQRLSLRKL from the coding sequence ATGCCCCGGAGCGCCCACCGGCACAAGCCGGAGGCGACTCCCTACGTCGACCTCACCCGTGCCGAGTGGAGCGCGCTGCGCGAAAAGACGCCGCTGCCGCTGAACGCCGAGGAGGTCGAGAAGCTGCGCGGTCTGGGCGATGTCATCGACCTCGACGAGGTGCGGGACATCTACCTGCCGCTGTCCAGACTGCTGAATCTGTACGTCGGTGCCACGGACGGGCTGAGAGGGGCGCTGAACACCTTCCTCGGCGAGAAGGGCTCACAGTCCGGCACCCCGTTCGTGATAGGCGTGGCGGGTTCGGTCGCCGTCGGGAAGTCCACCGTCGCCCGCCTCCTCCAGGCCCTGCTCTCACGCTGGCCCGAACACCCGCACGTCGAACTCGTGACCACGGACGGCTTCCTGCTCCCCACCAAGGAGCTGGAGGCACGCGGCCTGATGTCGCGGAAGGGCTTCCCCGAGTCGTACGACCGCCGCGCGCTCACCCGGTTCGTCGCCGACATCAAGGCGGGCAAGGACGAGGTCACCGCCCCCGTCTACTCCCACCTCATCTACGACATCGTCCCCGGCCAGAAGCTCACGGTCCGGCGCCCCGACATCCTCATCGTCGAAGGCCTGAACGTGCTGCAGCCCGCCCTGCCGGGCAAGGACGGCCGCACCCGCGTCGGCCTCGCCGACTACTTCGACTTCAGCGTGTACGTCGACGCCCGCGCCGAGGACATCGAGGCCTGGTACCTCAACCGCTTCCGCAAGCTGCGCGCCACCGCCTTCCAGAACCCGTCCTCGTACTTCCGCAAGTACACCCAGGTCTCCGAGGAGGAGGCGCTCGACTACGCCCGCACGACCTGGCGGACCATCAACAAGCCCAACCTGATGGAGAACGTGGCCCCCACCCGCGGCCGCGCAGCCCTCGTCGTCCGCAAGGGCCCGGACCACAAGGTGCAGCGTCTCAGCCTGCGCAAGCTGTAG